TTGAGTAAATGGATTTTTTGTGCTATCCATTAAAAGAATGACACCATCAACATTATCAAGCCATTTTATCGCCTCTATGACCCCTTCGGTCGCCTCCTTCGCCCTTTTCTTTGCTTCTTCCTCAACTAAACCATATTCCATGAAATCGTGAAAATCTATTTTTGTTGCTATACCTGGGGTATCAATGATATCAATTGTGAGTGATGATTTTCCATTTTTTATTATAACTTTATCTTTTTTCTGTATTTTTCTTGTCTCATGGGGTATTTCTGATACCTCACCAACAATTTCACCTGTCCAATCTTTTGCAATTCTATTTGCAAGGGTTGTCTTTCCAGCATTCGGCGGACCATATATACCTATTCTAACATGTTTTTTACCAAATAACGAAAGAATAAATCCTGAAATTCTGTCAAGCAACCCCATCCTGAAAATAATAGATGGCAAATATATAAGG
This region of Thermoplasmatales archaeon genomic DNA includes:
- a CDS encoding 50S ribosome-binding GTPase, whose protein sequence is MGLLDRISGFILSLFGKKHVRIGIYGPPNAGKTTLANRIAKDWTGEIVGEVSEIPHETRKIQKKDKVIIKNGKSSLTIDIIDTPGIATKIDFHDFMEYGLVEEEAKKRAKEATEGVIEAIKWLDNVDGVILLMDSTKNPFTQVNITILGNLEARELPFIIVANKIDLDGSTPATLKSAFPKHDVIPISALEGINMDLLYETMVRKFGKRK